The DNA segment GAGGCCAACCTAGGTCCATACAGCCTCGCACACAGAGTAGTCAACGACTCCGTTGCATCGCGGACTAGATCATCATCTCCCTCAGCAGAGTCAACCGCGATCAATCTTCTCGATTGTGCACTGAGCGCAGCCTCCACATATTCGGCTTCAAACCGACTAAAGCGGTCTCGGTGCTCGACCAGCATGATCTTCTGGGGGTCACTCAACAGCGACAGAAACGCGCGTCTGTGTCCGTTGAGAACGGAACCCACTTCGGTTGCTACGCGCTCTAGCGAATATCCATGTTCGGTAGCGAAGGCTCATACTCTCCCCATTTGTCTGTCTAGGTCTGATTTTTGGCCAGATGACGAAGCTCGCGCATCGATAAACCCACGATCCATGTTGAGGCTCTTCCGATTCCAAATCTCCGACCAGAATGAGCAGGCCAACCTTACACGCTAGAACAGGCATCTTCCTCGTCCGATATCGCCGATATGGGGTTTGAGGATGTATGCCCTGGGATAGCGCCCAATCACGCAAGGTCATTATTACTGATTATGGCAGCTCCCTCTGACAGCGGTTGCAACCCTTGGACCATGTACCACAGAATTCGGCGAGAGGCTCCGGCGGCCGCCGAGGGCGGGTGGGATCCGTCGTCGACCTCCCGCCCGTCCGAACAGCAGAACGCAGGCCGATGATCCTTGGGCGACTGTCCAAGACGGTAGGTCCTCCGAGTAGACCGCAAAGTTTCACTACCTTTGGTTCGTCAGGATCCTTCATTCAACAGCTTCGTAGCATCAAGGTGTGGGGCATCAGGGTGTGGGGCATCAGGGTGTGGGGCATCCAGGGTGTGGGGCATCAAACTGGTGTCGTCGTAGCCTCCACGGTCATCCAAGGTCCGAGGTACCTTTGAGCCGCGAAAATGCATGCTTATTTACCCACCAACGGTAGATACGCCTTGCCCCACGGTGTTATCATGGAGGCTCAAGGGGAACGGGGTTCTGAAATGGGTGATGTGTCTCGCATCGGTCGACGATCGGCAATTGGGCTCGCGGTCCAGCTCCTGGCGATCACCGCGCTGGCAGTCATCACGTCGGTGCCAGCTTTTGGTGCCCCACCGACCAACAAAACCGGTGGGCACAAAACGACGCCCACCGGATACGATATCTCGTACCCTCAGTGTGGGGAGTCGTTCCCATCGAATGGTGCCTTTGGGATCGTAGGCATCAATGATGGATTGGCAAACAACCTCAACCCCTGCCTCGCCCCCGACCCCTCCTACTCGCAGAGCGAGCTGTATTGGGCGTACGCAACCACAAGTGGTGACACCTCACAACCAAAGGTATCACTATATGTGGATACGGCAGATCCTGGTAACCTCTACGATGGTGACCCGGTCGCTGACTGGCCAACCAGTGGGACAACCCCCTATGGAACGTGTACCACGATGGGTGGCGCCTCTACAATCGGTGAGGACTCCTCGGCTTGTGCCTATCAATACGGCTTCAACAAAGCTTCGCAGGACGCAAGCTGGCTCACGAAAGCTGCGTCAGCGATCGACAGTCAGTCTCCTTCAGATCCGATGTCTACCGTACCGGGATCCTATGTCTGGTGGTTAGATGTCGAGACGTCAAATACCTGGCAAAGCGGTTCCTCCGGCTTGACCATGAACGTCGCCGATCTCCAGGGCATGATCGCTGCGCTGGAAGCTAACGGTGTGAGTGCAGGAGGCGTCGGCGTCTACTCGACATCCTCTCAATGGAGTACCGTGGTCGGCGTCACCACTGCGGCCTCAGGTTCGCTTTGGCAACTACCTGATTGGATCCCAGGAGCGCGAACGCTTACAGGAGCAATTGCGAACTGTGCGCTGCCCTCCTTCACCGGTGGTGTCGTCTCGGTAACGCAGTGGACCGCGCGCTCCGACGGGGACTACGCCTGCTAGCTGGTCAAGAGATGTCCCTTTGAAGACAACCAGAGCACGTGCCCTTTGGAGACAACCAGAGCACGTGCCCTTTGCGATGCGATCGCAACGAACAACACAGTCGATCCGGTCCTGCTCCGACCGAGCCGCTGGCTCCATCGAAGTCGGCGGCAGCAGAACGCTAGCGACATCCTTCACCAGAGTGTTTGTCGCATGGATACGTGGACAACATCGTCACTCCGAACATGCATACGGCCTGGCACGGTGGTGGACGTCCACCTGGGCAACCATGAAAAGCGCCGTCCTCGCCGATACGCACCCAAGCGGAGCCTCGCTTCAGGGATTACAGTACGAGCACTGTGCCGGATTCGCACCTCCCACGAAGGGTACGCGGATCTGTTCTCCACAGGCAGAACAACCCTCAATGATCGCTTGATCGAGATCGGTTGGAGCCCCACAGTCGCGGCAGGGGAGTCCTGGCTCATGCGCAACCAAGCCAAACCCGGGGCGCAAGCAGCTCGGACAGGGTCGACTGAGCCTCGAGGCCAACCGCTGCGCCGCCTCTTGAATCACCCTCCTGCGAGTCGGGCATAGATGGGCTCGTTGGTCGGTCTCGATGAACACCTGTCTATCTCGAGAGCTCCGCGCTACCACAGCGACAGCGGACCTGAGCTGCTCAGGTGTGACCACTCCTTTGATGATCGGGTCACGGTCCCCATCTCCACGCCGCACGATGAGCCCTTGTGCCGGAAATCCCACGCGATGCAGAAATGGCCCCAAGTCATCATTGACCCAAGCCCGCACCGAGGCTACGGTGGTTTCAAAGCTCAACGCCTCCTCGATTACCGTTACACCCGACTCGATATCAACGAAGCCAACGAGTTCAAGATCGTACGTTAATGCAGGTAACTCAGGGTATGGCCCCAGTGTTCCCTCTGACGCAACACCGCGCACGAATCCGGACGCCTCAAGCCCAGCGCGTGCCTTGGCGATCACCACCTCTCGAGCCGGCCCTCGCCGAGCTATCTCTCCCGTAAAGGTGCCAAACTGATCAGTATCAACGGCCACCACCTCCGTAACGAGACCGACGGTCAGCAGAGCAGGGGCGATCTGACCCTCCTTGCCATGGCGGGTCGCTAACGCCACTCTGGGATCACCCCATAGAACCATGGCATCTCCCGGTCATCGCCAACCACTCCACCGACATGGACCAGCCGCTCCCTTCCGTCACTCGAACTCAGCAACAACGCCGGGCCATACATTACTGGGCCATGCATACTGGGCCATACAACACTGGACAAATATCCGCACGACACGCAGGCACGAGAGGCCATCGACCACTACGGCAGCGATTCGCGCTCTTTGGTTTCTCGATCCCAACAATGCCTATCGATTGCAACACTGAAAATCCAGACAGATACCAGCATCCACGCCTGCCAGAAACATCGCTGCAACCATCGTAAGGGGTGATGAGAACGAACCAGAGCACGCTCGATGGGAAGCTGCAGAAGATGGTGTAGCAAACTGGCTGCTAAGAGTGCCACACCAAGGAAACCAAGAAAGACGACTGCCCCCTCAAGTCCACCGCTATTCTTCCAGACACCGATGGGGCGCAGCAGAAAGAACAACGGTTTGTGGATCAGATAGAGTTCAAATGAAATGATCCCGAGATAGGTTAATTTCGGACTCGTCAGCAAAGAACCCTCGTGACGAAGATCTTTACTCACCGCAGCCCCCAGGAGACCAACGAAGGCAGGCAAGGCGGCCAGAAGAACCAAGGGGCGTGGCAGTCCGTGCGTGTGATCGAGGGAATAGAGGGCACCCACCCCTACCAGCACCGCGAGCCATGCCAGGGCTCCCGCAAAGACGAGTGAGGGCCTGGGCACTCTCAGCCCTCCGCCAATCGCTCGGGCCATCAGCATCCCAATCAAAAAGAATCCAAACTGGTAGGGCGGAAAGACAAAGAAGAGCCAGTAACGGGTCGGCGCCGCCACCCCCATCTCGACCGCTACCACCGGTGCAACCACCAAGATGAATAACGTCACCACGGCAAGGGTCCAAAATCCGCGCGCATGGAGCCGTTTGACACCGGCAAGCACAAATGGGAAGACAAGGTAGAAGAAGATCTCGCAGGAGAGAGACCAGCTCACACCGTTGCCGCCAAAATATACCCGCTCCCTGGGCCACCACGCCTGCATCAGCGTCAGTTCAAGCACTTTCCCTCGGGTACCAGGTATCCGTTCGTATTGAGGGAGGGCTAGGTAGGCAAAGACCATCAATCCAAGCGTGATCGGATAGAGCTTGGCGACCCGACGCCACCAGAACTGCCGGACTCCTGGGCGTCGATGCAACCACACCCATGTCAGCACGAAGCCTGAGAGCAGAAAAAAGAACTCGACACCGCCATAGCCATAGACCTCAGCTTTACGTACTGCCCGCACACTGGTGAAATAGTATCCAACATGGCAAAGGACGACGGCGACGGCAGCAAAAATACGCAGCGCACTCAGCCTCGGAAGATGCTGGGGTCGTTCGGGGCGGGACGAACACTCTCCTGGATTGGCTCCAGCTGGCGCGAGCACAGTCGTCATAACCAGACCGAACTTACCAGGCAAATCTCACAGGGCACCTAGGGGTATCTGAGAAAGAGCGTAAGAGGCTACCTTGTGCAACATCATGCCATCCAGGCCAATTCCACACCGACGGCTACTGTATCCAGATGCGTGGGTCATCCGGCCCCCCGTCAGCAGGGGCTCGTCACTTCGTCCTCGTCAACGTGACTGATGGTCCCAGACGGTTAGCATGCCGCTATCGCAGCCCGGACCAACAACTTCAGCCGTCGCGTTCGAGCGACCGAGGCCCTAGCAGAGAAGACATCGTAATCGAGTTCCTCGATCTCGTCAAGTATCGCGCCATAGACCTGACGAGCAACACGAATGCATCGCAGTGCGCGGCCCCGAAGATAGTCATCGCCAGCGTAGGATTCAGCATACCAACGTCGCGTTCGAGCGATCTCAAAAGCCATCAGGTTGCGAAACTCGTCGGTGACTCTACGCTGATCAAAGGCATCCCACGCCCCAAAGCGGTCGATATCCTCCTCTGGCACATAGATACGGCCACGATCCAGATCTTCGTTGATGTCGCGAAGAAAGTTAGTCATCTGAAAAGCATTCCCCAACGCCCGCGCCGGTGCCTGTGCCTCAGGGTTATCGACACCAAGAATCGGCAACATCATCTCTCCGATGACCGCAGCAGAACCATCCATATACGCGAGTAGATCATCGATATGAGGATACCGACGCACGAGAAAGTCTTGCCGCATCGCACCCAAGAAGCGCTCAAAATAGCTGATCGGCATGCTGAACCGATCAATAGTTGCAATCGTTGCCGCCAGAATCGGCTCTTCAGAACCACCTCGAGCAACCTCGGCAAAGAATCGTTCCCTAAACGAGTCCACCTTCGCCAGGCGTCGAGCATCATCATCTCTCTCGACGTCAACGATATCGTCAACATAACGACAAAAACCATACAGTGCGAAAACATAGGGGCGCAAGTGCCGCGCCAGCAGCAACGTCGCCAAATAGTACGTCTTGCCATGCGCCTGGTTTAAGGCACGAGATGGCGCTACGATCTCCTTAGGAAGCCCTCGAGTCGTCACCGCAACCGACCCAAGGCCATCCCAGCCGACAACCTACCCGAAACCATCACCAGCGGCAGGCCAACCCCCGGAGTCGTTCCCGATCCGGTTCGCACGAGGTTAGGAATTTTTGGGTCCTGCATGGTTGGCCGGAACGGCCCACTCTGGAAGAAGGTATGAGCGAGCGAGAAGGGGGTACCCGCATCCATACCCATGCGTGCCCAATCTCTTGGATCGATGTCATAACGCACCGACGCGGGGAGATCTCTAGCAACTCCGAAACGCTCCAGTCTGCGATCAAATCGGTCAACAAATCCTGCTCCTAAACGATCCCAATCGAACCGTCCATTCAGACTTGGCGTTGGTTCCAACGCATAGACGATATGTGCGTTCACTGGTGCAAGCTCTGGATCCGATCGAGTCGGTACGCTCACCAACGTAGACGGGTCACTCATCATGCGCCCATTATCGACAAGATCCTCAAAAGCTTGGGCCCACTGCGTACCAAAAAAGATATTGTGATGACCAAGGGTGGCCGGCAACTCTCCGTGCACACCGCGCAGTGACAGGAAACACGAGGGCGACATCTTCCAGCGCAAGCCACCGAACCTCCGGAACGGTCGCCCAAGCATCTCTGCCAGCTCGCCAGGGTCGGCGGAGGTGATGACCCCATCGCAAGCGATAGATCCGCCATCGGTGACGACGTGAGTAATCCTTTGGTTATGCAGGACGAATGCCTCCACTTCGTGCGCATATCGAAATTCGACACCGAGATCGCGGGCAAGCTGCTCTAGCGCGTTCGCTGCTGCTCTCATCCCCCCTACTGGTTGGACCACCCCGAGAACAACGTCCATATAGCTGATGATAGCGAAAATCCCTAGAGCTCGTAGTGGCGACAGGCCCGCATAGAGCGCCTGAAAACTGAAGAGTTGTTGGAGTCTTTCGTCGTCAAAATAATGCCCGACCACCTTAGGAAGCCGTTGAAAACCCCGCAAGCGCACGAGCCGTACCAGCGCCTTTGGGTTACCAAGCAGAGCACTCACACTATCGAGTTGTGCGTCAATGAAGGAGGGGAACTCAACCGCAAACAGTTCCTCAAGATAGCGACGAAACTGCAGGTAACCCTCGGCTTCCTTGCGAGACACTTGTTCCTCGATCTCTGCATACATCTGGTCTCGATCAGAAAACGTTGCGATCCGTCCTCGTCCATCGACACTGTCACGGTCGGCAAATGCCGCGTGATAGCCCGGCTCCAAGCGTCGGAAGGTGACGTAGTCATCGGGATTACGTCCGGCGCGGCGGAAAATATCACGGAACAGCTCGGGCATTGTAAACACGGTTGGCCCCGTGTCAATTTGAAAACCTTCCCGATCATATCGGCCCGACCGCCCACCTGGGTGCGAGAGTCGATCGACAACGGTGACGCGAACACCCTGGCGGGCAAGCTCAGTGGCTGCCGTCAATCCGGAGAAGCCAGCACCGACGACCACAACTGAGGCCGGCATCAATTCAACCTATCGACCACAAACCCAGCCATCTCGCCGAGTGCCACACGCGCCTCCTGGGTGAGCGCAAGATCATCAAGCGCCTGCATGGAACGCAAGAAGAGCTGATCGATGCGATCCTCCATCGCTCGGAGGGCGCCGGTATGTGCAATCATCTCCTGGAGTGCCTCAACCTCGGAGCCCGAGAGGTCATCCCGGCCAAAGAGTCCCTCAAACAGGGTACGTTCAGTCGAGGAGCACATCTGGCAGGCCAAACCGATGAGGAGCGTCTGTTTTCCTTCCCGCAGATCATCACCAACTGGCTTCTTGGTCCGTTCTGCCTGACCAAAGACGCCAAGAATGTCGTCGCGGAGTTGGAACGCCATCCCGAGTGGGACAGCAAAATGCGTGACCGCCTCTGTTGAGGCAAAGTACGCATCTGCGAGCGCTGCGCCGATGTGCATGGGTCGTTCAACGGTGTACTTGCCCGACTTATAGAGAGCGATGCGCTCAGCCTTTGCCAGTGTCGTACCGGTGGCGAAGCTCCCCGACACATCGAGCGACTGACCAAGGTTCACCTCGAGTTT comes from the Ferrimicrobium sp. genome and includes:
- a CDS encoding polyprenyl synthetase family protein, which codes for MLEENDSLAHMMTEVAAPRSIVEISKRVESELLQFLTTEHTRWSLIDPDFALPIDALRRFVISGGKRLRPAFCYWTAVGMGADPSDPVLMRTLMGLELLHTFALIHDDLMDRSDVRRGEPSVHTAFASQHRQEALRGSAVQYGDSMAILVGDLAFAYADQMLIDANRRARQLYAELKLEVNLGQSLDVSGSFATGTTLAKAERIALYKSGKYTVERPMHIGAALADAYFASTEAVTHFAVPLGMAFQLRDDILGVFGQAERTKKPVGDDLREGKQTLLIGLACQMCSSTERTLFEGLFGRDDLSGSEVEALQEMIAHTGALRAMEDRIDQLFLRSMQALDDLALTQEARVALGEMAGFVVDRLN
- a CDS encoding acyltransferase, whose product is MTTVLAPAGANPGECSSRPERPQHLPRLSALRIFAAVAVVLCHVGYYFTSVRAVRKAEVYGYGGVEFFFLLSGFVLTWVWLHRRPGVRQFWWRRVAKLYPITLGLMVFAYLALPQYERIPGTRGKVLELTLMQAWWPRERVYFGGNGVSWSLSCEIFFYLVFPFVLAGVKRLHARGFWTLAVVTLFILVVAPVVAVEMGVAAPTRYWLFFVFPPYQFGFFLIGMLMARAIGGGLRVPRPSLVFAGALAWLAVLVGVGALYSLDHTHGLPRPLVLLAALPAFVGLLGAAVSKDLRHEGSLLTSPKLTYLGIISFELYLIHKPLFFLLRPIGVWKNSGGLEGAVVFLGFLGVALLAASLLHHLLQLPIERALVRSHHPLRWLQRCFWQAWMLVSVWIFSVAIDRHCWDRETKERESLP
- a CDS encoding phytoene/squalene synthase family protein; this encodes MTTRGLPKEIVAPSRALNQAHGKTYYLATLLLARHLRPYVFALYGFCRYVDDIVDVERDDDARRLAKVDSFRERFFAEVARGGSEEPILAATIATIDRFSMPISYFERFLGAMRQDFLVRRYPHIDDLLAYMDGSAAVIGEMMLPILGVDNPEAQAPARALGNAFQMTNFLRDINEDLDRGRIYVPEEDIDRFGAWDAFDQRRVTDEFRNLMAFEIARTRRWYAESYAGDDYLRGRALRCIRVARQVYGAILDEIEELDYDVFSARASVARTRRLKLLVRAAIAAC
- a CDS encoding DUF6671 family protein, translated to MALATRHGKEGQIAPALLTVGLVTEVVAVDTDQFGTFTGEIARRGPAREVVIAKARAGLEASGFVRGVASEGTLGPYPELPALTYDLELVGFVDIESGVTVIEEALSFETTVASVRAWVNDDLGPFLHRVGFPAQGLIVRRGDGDRDPIIKGVVTPEQLRSAVAVVARSSRDRQVFIETDQRAHLCPTRRRVIQEAAQRLASRLSRPCPSCLRPGFGLVAHEPGLPCRDCGAPTDLDQAIIEGCSACGEQIRVPFVGGANPAQCSYCNP
- a CDS encoding NAD(P)/FAD-dependent oxidoreductase; translated protein: MPASVVVVGAGFSGLTAATELARQGVRVTVVDRLSHPGGRSGRYDREGFQIDTGPTVFTMPELFRDIFRRAGRNPDDYVTFRRLEPGYHAAFADRDSVDGRGRIATFSDRDQMYAEIEEQVSRKEAEGYLQFRRYLEELFAVEFPSFIDAQLDSVSALLGNPKALVRLVRLRGFQRLPKVVGHYFDDERLQQLFSFQALYAGLSPLRALGIFAIISYMDVVLGVVQPVGGMRAAANALEQLARDLGVEFRYAHEVEAFVLHNQRITHVVTDGGSIACDGVITSADPGELAEMLGRPFRRFGGLRWKMSPSCFLSLRGVHGELPATLGHHNIFFGTQWAQAFEDLVDNGRMMSDPSTLVSVPTRSDPELAPVNAHIVYALEPTPSLNGRFDWDRLGAGFVDRFDRRLERFGVARDLPASVRYDIDPRDWARMGMDAGTPFSLAHTFFQSGPFRPTMQDPKIPNLVRTGSGTTPGVGLPLVMVSGRLSAGMALGRLR